One Malania oleifera isolate guangnan ecotype guangnan chromosome 10, ASM2987363v1, whole genome shotgun sequence genomic region harbors:
- the LOC131165421 gene encoding protein FLOWERING LOCUS D — protein sequence MNPSNQVPEHLSSIPAFMHDPHQFSIFAPQPNSSPNPNLYPNPSSNSESNPNLNHLLSLSVPRKRRRGRPRSTTSSVPSQTQVFNIPSFSNGTVTGGNELGSSSSSSLAAFAEPNVENPNSSTPSVPDVSDEIIVINREATGEALIALTAGFPADSLTDEEIDAGVISVIGGIEQVNYILIRNHIITKWRENVMNWVTKDMFVDVIPAHCNTLLDSAYNLLVSHGYINFGVTSAIKEKILAEPSKPNVVVIGAGLAGLAAARQLMAFGFKVTVLEGRKRAGGRVYTKKMEGANKSAAADLGGSVLTGTLGNPLGIVARQLSSSLHKVRDKCPLYKLDGKPVDPDMDTKVETAFNRLLDKASRLRQLMGDVSVDVSLGAALETFWQVYGDAVNAEEMNLFNWHLANLEYANAGLLSKLSLAFWDQDDPYDMGGDHCFLPGGNGRLVQALAENVPIIYEKTVHTIRYGIDGVQVIAGSQVFDGDMVLCTVPLGVLKSGSIKFIPELPQRKLDGIRRLGFGLLNKVAMLFPHVFWETDLDTFGHLSEDPNRRGEFFLFYSYATVAGGPLLIALVAGEAAHKFETMSPTDAVTEVLQILKGIYEPQGINVPKPIQTVCTRWGSDPFSLGSYSNVAVGASGDDYDILAESVGDGRLFFAGEATTRRYPATMHGAFVTGLREAANMAHYANVRASKIKVERSPSKNAHSCASLLADLFRDPDLEFGSFSVIFGRKNSDSKSTAILRVAFSGPRKKSHDGSKPDQQHSNKLLFQQLQSHFNQQQELHVYTLLSRQQALELREVRGGDEKRLNYLCEKLGVKLVGRKGLGPAADAVIASIKTERGNRKPTATSLALKSGILKQKTSTLKQKLVRRAKVVRNVSLETRAKIAANNNFSASSSNVNTDSSPSLGVAPPSNGNIAHCLNENVVPLINASTNMNMVAPTNEGLARDSDGITVPPPNADLLLHPILNVAPLNLDMAPLAPPIINKGAPNADGVSTTCLNLANVKLAE from the exons ATGAATCCATCAAATCAAGTGCCCGAACATCTCTCTTCTATACCTGCATTTATGCATGACCCCCACCAGTTTTCCATCTTTGCTCCACAGCCAAACTCTAGCCCTAATCCTAATCTTTACCCTAACCCTAGTTCTAATTCAGAGTCTAACCCTAATTTAAACCATCTACTCTCTCTTTCTGTTCCAAGAAAGCGCAGGCGAGGGAGGCCTCGCAGTACAACATCGTCTGTACCATCTCAGACACAGGTCTTTAACATACCTTCCTTTTCAAATGGGACAGTCACCGGTGGTAACGAACTTGGTTCTTCGTCATCATCTTCTTTAGCTGCTTTTGCAGAACCTAACGTTGAAAACCCTAATTCTTCAACACCCAGTGTTCCTGATGTATCGGATGAGATCATTGTGATCAACAGGGAAGCCACCGGTGAGGCTTTGATCGCACTCACGGCGGGGTTCCCGGCCGATTCCCTTACAGACGAGGAAATCGATGCTGGAGTTATTTCCGTCATAGGTGGAATCGAACAGGTGAATTATATTCTCATCAGAAACCACATTATTACAAAATGGCGTGAAAATGTAATGAATTGGGTGACCAAAGATATGTTTGTTGATGTTATACCTGCACACTGTAATACGCTTCTGGACTCTGCTTATAATTTGTTGGTCTCGCATGGGTATATAAATTTTGGAGTTACCTCAGCAATCAAAGAGAAGATTTTGGCGGAACCCAGCAAGCCAAATGTGGTTGTAATCGGCGCAGGGCTTGCTGGCTTGGCTGCAGCACGGCAGTTAATGGCTTTTGGGTTTAAAGTGACCGTTTTGGAGGGTAGGAAGCGGGCCGGGGGGCGGGTTTACACTAAGAAAATGGAGGGTGCAAATAAGTCAGCGGCTGCAGATTTAGGGGGAAGTGTTTTGACAGGTACATTGGGGAACCCACTTGGAATCGTCGCTCGACAATTGTCTAGTTCGCTTCATAAGGTGAGAGATAAGTGCCCGCTTTATAAGTTGGATGGAAAACCGGTTGATCCTGATATGGACACGAAGGTGGAGACTGCTTTCAATCGGCTGTTGGACAAGGCAAGTAGGCTCAGGCAGTTAATGGGAGATGTCTCGGTGGATGTTTCTCTTGGAGCTGCCCTGGAAACGTTTTGGCAGGTTTATGGGGATGCGGTGAATGCAGAGGAGATGAACTTGTTTAATTGGCATCTAGCAAACCTGGAATATGCAAATGCAGGTTTACTTTCTAAACTCTCGCTTGCCTTTTGGGACCAAGATGATCCATATGATATGGGAGGTGATCACTGCTTCTTGCCTGGAGGGAATGGAAGACTTGTTCAGGCTTTAGCCGAGAATGTGCCAATCATTTATGAGAAAACTGTTCACACCATAAGGTATGGTATTGATGGTGTGCAGGTAATTGCTGGTAGCCAGGTGTTTGACGGTGACATGGTTCTTTGTACTGTGCCACTTGGGGTTTTGAAGAGCGGTTCTATTAAGTTTATCCCAGAGTTGCCTCAAAGGAAGCTTGATGGGATAAGAAGGTTGGGATTTGGTTTGTTAAATAAGGTTGCAATGCTTTTTCCTCATGTCTTTTGGGAGACAGATCTTGATACGTTTGGGCATCTGTCTGAGGATCCAAACCGTCGGGGGGAGTTCTTTCTTTTCTATAGTTATGCAACTGTAGCTGGGGGTCCACTCTTGATTGCTTTAGTCGCAGGAGAAGCTGCACATAAATTTGAGACCATGTCTCCTACTGATGCTGTGACGGAGGTTCTTCAAATTCTCAAAG GCATCTATGAACCACAAGGAATCAATGTCCCAAAGCCTATTCAAACTGTGTGTACCAGATGGGGTAGTGATCCATTTAGTCTAGGATCTTACTCTAATGTTGCAGTTGGGGCATCTGGAGATGACTATGATATCTTAGCAGAAAGCGTTGGAGATGGAAGACTTTTCTTTGCAGGAGAGGCCACCACAAGGCGATACCCTGCAACTATGCATGGAGCCTTTGTTACTGGGCTGAGAGAGGCTGCAAATATGGCTCATTATGCTAATGTTCGAGCTTCAAAGATAAAAGTTGAAAGGAGTCCATCTAAAAATGCACATTCATGTGCATCCCTTCTGGCGGATTTATTCAGGGATCCTGATTTAGAATTTGGGAGCTTTTCTGTTATTTTTGGTAGGAAGAATTCTGATTCCAAGTCAACAGCAATTTTGAGGGTGGCATTTAGTGGGCCTCGAAAGAAGAGTCATGATGGTTCAAAACCAGATCAACAACATTCAAATAAATTACTGTTTCAGCAGCTGCAGTCACATTTCAATCAGCAGCAAGAACTTCACGTCTACACTTTGCTATCAAGGCAACAGGCACTTGAACTACGAGAGGTGCGAGGAGGTGATGAGAAGAGGCTGAATTACCTTTGTGAAAAGCTTGGTGTGAAACTGGTGGGTAGGAAAGGTTTGGGGCCTGCTGCAGATGCTGTTATTGCTTCAATAAAAACTGAGAGGGGCAATCGCAAACCCACTGCAACTTCTTTAGCTCTTAAATCAG GAATATTGAAGCAGAAAACTAGTACTTTGAAGCAAAAATTAGTTAG GAGGGCTAAAGTTGTGCGAAATGTTAGCTTAGAGACAAGGGCTAAAATAGCAGCCAACAACAATTTCTCAGCATCTTCGTCCAATGTGAACACGGATTCATCGCCCAGTTTAGGTGTTGCACCTCCTTCCAATGGGAACATTGCCCATTGTTTGAATGAGAATGTGGTACCTCTTATTAATGCTTCTACAAACATGAACATGGTGGCTCCTACCAATGAGGGTCTGGCACGTGATTCAGATGGGATCACAGTGCCTCCCCCAAATGCAGACCTGTTACTTCATCCCATATTGAATGTGGCGCCTCTCAATTTGGACATGGCGCCTCTGGCCCCTCCTATAATAAATAAGGGAGCTCCCAATGCAGATGGGGTGTCTACCACCTgtttaaacttggcaaatgttAAGCTGGCAGAGTAA
- the LOC131165422 gene encoding uncharacterized protein LOC131165422, whose product MHGFSTVDGFVEITESLAEMIKYVANEPSVGLFYVQQHAQNQVPNLINLRNNVIEQSRETTLHTEDLEDSITMVTSMNKCGLPIADEMIKDIRNSLGIMSTKQPKRGLIQNTSSGLLIGRTSSWGPTTWGRNSAHGQQDVERTGNYFSSVFKSAKQKASNFRWPQFDTKEPRETKGEKSMLYPNAPLSVVAAGTDPALPHIETDELPLSSQIADALPEVPVGRNLSSHNLLSETENYEDFRADKEAKLKEWLDETGKRASDDVKG is encoded by the coding sequence ATGCATGGATTCTCCACTGTTGATGGCTTTGTGGAGATAACTGAAAGTTTAGCAGAGATGATAAAATATGTGGCAAATGAACCCTCAGTGGGCCTTTTCTATGTTCAGCAGCATGCTCAGAATCAAGTGCCCAATCTTATCAATCTCAGGAATAATGTCATTGAGCAATCTCGAGAAACAACTCTGcacactgaagatttggaggacTCCATAACCATGGTGACGTCTATGAATAAATGTGGGTTGCCCATTGCTGATGAGATGATTAAAGATATTAGAAATTCTCTAGGCATCATGTCAACTAAACAACCAAAAAGAGGGTTAATCCAAAACACTAGTTCAGGTCTTCTTATTGGAAGAACTAGCTCTTGGGGACCAACTACATGGGGCCGTAATTCCGCTCATGGCCAGCAGGATGTTGAAAGAACTGGCAATTATTTTTCTAGCGTTTTCAAATCAGCAAAACAAAAGGCTAGCAACTTCAGGTGGCCACAATTTGATACCAAAGAACCAAGAGAAACCAAGGGTGAGAAGTCAATGCTCTATCCTAATGCACCACTGTCAGTTGTAGCTGCGGGTACCGATCCAGCTTTGCCACATATTGAAACTGATGAACTGCCCTTATCAAGTCAGATTGCAGATGCACTACCAGAAGTACCAGTTGGTAGAAACCTATCAAGTCATAATTTATTGTCGGAGACAGAAAACTATGAGGATTTCAGGGCTGATAAAGAAGCCAAATTAAAGGAGTGGTTGGATGAAACTGGCAAGAGAGCAAGTGATGATGTGAAAGGCTAA